The Cryptomeria japonica chromosome 9, Sugi_1.0, whole genome shotgun sequence DNA segment tgaccctaaccggtgcaacctttGACAAAAAATCCCTAAGAGTAAaagatgtaaaggacataaatgtaagGTTCATTagaatgattcttggatacaaggctactcatgccaacagattaaactttgtttctagcttatgtatcaaaagtacTTATGACTtgataaacaacaatgcaaagattgacatatgtgaaaggttgaaggatgaactaatagacaatctaaagaaaatcaaaggggacaagaaagagactttcagatttggcaacttacttgtgtttaatgttgtatattaccaaggaagtacttgatattggtagaaaggattttggttttgacataccggtaggaaaacaactactggaCATTCTAaaaaacatgggagatgacagggaaaagaacataaatgaacattttcaggcattaaaggctagaatgaaaacaaggataaggctatctcaagctattgttgacaaatataaaaaggagatatgctttgtaataaagaaggatgagatttggatggaggcagtagtCCCAAGGACtatctgggttacagaaatgggatatgaggcagatgagaacataattgaaacttatgcaaaagccctcctagaagctcctaaagaaccaatagaaaaagtatttggaaatgcagaaacaattgaaagtagtattcaatctcagaaaagaataaagaaaattgaatagatagttagaaaaggaacaaggcaggcaaaagcaatcaaggaagatgttttgaataaaactagtattaaggagagtgacttggaaggactacaaccggaagcacatctttcaccggttgctacctcctctgacacTGAAATACCAATagagttcaaaagggtagtaaggaaaaggaaaccttcactagtaccctctcctgcaccaaagagaacaagacagaaacaataggcagttaggcctttggcaaagaagttgacaccaaagaaaaggaaagaaagacAAGTTGTTCctcctttggacaaacttttgaatgagataactgaagatggcaaattgtcaaatattagcaagttgtataacacactttcagatgatgaaaaagaaagtatagaaaatagtgttatcttacaccttgatatctataagaaatttttgatggaaatcgtagatgatatacccaatgacttgtatagaaagTTAGAAGCAAGAAGGTAGCAATtgatgaattggataaaaagatcaagatagaaaaactacttgcagttcacccagtaaactcaacacaagagatagatgaattaataagtgaggctaaccggatagtattttcaacgagtcaccgacatgtagcactaatggcaggcagagttaatgagatatcagaagaaactgtagacaagtgggatatattctttgttgaaaaggaaaaacaagaagagctcaaatgACCAAAGACtctcagagtctatcaaaaggataaggataaggggaaaggcaaagtcGGTGGTCCTCCTAGCTTAAAGataacagataacttgcccccacctccttctgatactccaccgacacaaACTGTTGACACACAACTGGTAACatagagtatggaaacaccacatgaggacacaaatcttgactcggaggtgttgtacacaatgaatattgacacacaggaagtcaacattgtggttgataaggagacaagtgagaagagagatgtggcaattgAGCCACCGGTATAAGACATTacagttgagacaaatattgaggatacagttggaaacgTTGAAATTGGGACTGCACAACAAACTGAAAAATCAATTGATCCCTTGGTtactggaatggtgactgataACATTGAAAAACCAACAGATGGGATATCGGCTACAGAAAAGCCTACTGAGTCACTGGCAGTGGACAATATTGAGGTGCAAACAGAAAAACCGGCAGTGGATACCACTGTAAAATCATCAGAGgtaccatcagagaaaccatcagtagagagcacagagaaataggtagagaCTCATATGGAGAAATAAGTAGAGCAACAGGTTCATTCATAGgtacatacagagacagtgccaccgactacaattgaaaaacctaaacctttggtagttgaaatgcagacacaaactgaccctctagaaaaagaggaaagcaaagctattactaccactggtggattacaaattgtgaaggtagttggacagtcatccggaacctccatgactgaatttaaaccaactaatgtgacagaggtattattagattcaatcaagaaaataacaaattgtaatgcactagcatataaggctattgatgataccttaccaattttgaaattgatagcacccacgtgtaaaatagagaataaagattctttaagccaattagacacattgtctaagtgcATAACCGACAACCtcctaacaattgatcaaataaatgaggagaccttcagagagaaaatgaataaagagaaggaaaaattctttgaggagatacTCAAGAAGAATAATGAACATATGGATACATTATTACCGatactaggcaagacaattttggatttcaaaaaattatatagagatacatgtaaaacaaacattttgacataaGATATAGATAATGAGATCAACAAAGCACATAAGAAAATCAacgatattgctgacaatttaataggttcatcaaattcaatatcggtagtagaataagaaattgtaggatttgaagagaaaatagaaaaacttgaaaaagataaggaaaggttaaaatttaaggcaaaggaactgaagtCCAAACTAGGTcataaactagatatcctcatctctttgagaaaagatatttctaaggctcttgttctaggacttaagacactggaagagaaaatgcacttactCACCGATACAATCCAGAGTACTGAAGCAACACTAAAGGACAGTGAAATATTCTATAATAGTCTGAATGTTTCTTTAGTGGAtctttatcagattgtaacccaccggttacagggatccattcgggaactacactcaattgaaattgaatgacatcctttgtcattgatgccaaagggggagtagtataggatgagaaaaaggaatatggatgagaaaaatgtatgatagaagagatcatatgctcaaggggagcacatatttttggagcAGACAATTTTGGTAATACAGGTTTGACAGTTTTAGCAAGAcaattttggacaacactttttgtatatactttttggctttttctcatgagtgttgccatcaatgccaaagggggagattgttggaaaatgcacactccaatgagaaattgtaggtgattgaaggtattttcattgatgacaaccttacaatcctatggcactggcagactctacaccgacaacgAAAAGATgcttaccgacaccctggccgacatgattttgtttattatgtaatgcattttattgtaatatctttttgtaagctgacatggcatattgtaataaggctcatatataagtatgagatcttgtagaacatttgaaaTAGGTAATATgcatagatggatattatgtgcgaatattgaggcagattgtggaataaggtttatgattattgcaagagcttaaaccagtactgaacctggcatagcagatgctgaaccgaagcagtacatgatattggatttacataatccatttttgtaagttagtgagacttccttttgtatttaagtagtgagctttaggcagttggccttctgcatttgcaggcccctattgtatcagtaatattcacttatcggccagtaagtgaatattgtgggtcacaaatcccaccgagttttttcccacactgggtttcctctttaaaaaatattgtgttatggtgtgctttctatgttgtgtttattgttcttatttactgcattaattttggtttattgatacactattttggaatgcaattcatttaataagttcagaaaatccattaactggttagatattgattcaccccccccctcttagtatctttgggaatcctaacaatatacACTTTGATCTCTTTGAAATGTACACCAAATTCCCTAGAATGAGTATGCATCTTACATTGATTACCTCATTCAAAATGCTACCACAAACATTAAATTTGATGAGCACAATAAATTAACTTCAAGGCTACAAGTTAATTGTTCTACTTTCATGTGATCATTTGAACAACATCGTCAAGTGATAAAGGCTAAAATTAAAATTGCAATATAGCTTACTTTTTTTTATGAGAGAGCATGGCTGGTATAAAGACTGCGAAGAGAGATGATGCTACTACTACCTTTTTTTGTTGTCTAAGTTAATTTGGTTGTCTTTACTGCTCTTAAAAggttattttttatgtttacaattcaGCAAAGGGGATACAAGAATGAAAGCTATTAATTAAAAAGAATGGTTGTTcttatgtagtttttttttttttttcgtctATAAGGCATGGCTAGTATAAAGATAGAAATAGTAGTATAGACAATTATTTAGTAAAAGATAGTTTTACTATTATGTGTTTTGTGATTGATATGTTTATGGTTTAGTAGCATGAATTTTCAAGAGTTTATGAAGAATATGTtgtgttttttattttcatctcacCCCTTCTCCTACCTTAATTTCAAAGGTCCATTTAGCAATTCAATCCATCACTATCCTCTTCCTAATGATGAATCATTTAGTGTAATCCAAAATGTCgattgaaaaatatatacaatCAAAACCAAAAGAAATCATACATGTGTATAGTTTGTTAACTGCTATGAAAATTAAAAGATGGATGGTGTCTAGTAATAACAAAATTGATATCTCTTGGcttattttacatagatttttaagaatataggtatactagtttattggcaatcactaacaccttTCCAACTAGCCATTATGTCCCAACCCTTATGCCAAAAAAATTCAGATAAATTTGTGTGTTAAGTCAAGTATAAAAGGATATCACCCATAATCTATTTGTATTAAGCACTATCCTCTAGAtcctaacatttttttttatcatttttggctACTCTAGAATTAACCACTCATTTCTCTTGAATTACTCTTTTGTCCTCTGAAATCACAAATTTCTCTTGAACTACTCATTTCTTTTAAATTGCCCATTCTTCCAAAATCACCTATTTGTTTTAAATATCCTAGTTGCACTATACTTGTATCACCatcttacattatttttctaagttCCGAAATCATCCTCATTTAGGATGGTGTCTAATACATTCATGTGACAAGTTATATTCTAAAAACTCTATCAACTACCATTGAATTGGATCAAATAGCTTGTGATTAGGATACAATCAACATTGAGTAAACTCATGAAAGTGTTTACCAACTCTACTAATATGTTATTTGTAACTCCAAATATCAAGCTGAATTATTGTTTACAATTGTAGAAGATTCATTGTCAATATATTTAGATTCACACCTACAACTAGTAACAAGTCATTTTTGTACACTAGGTATTGATCTATGTTTATAAAGATCAGATTTGGAGTCACAAAAGTGTCCCAagtttatattaaattattttagatTTCAACTATCTCAATTTACACATCCGAGATCTAACATTAAAATTTAGGTATTATTTGTATGTTATTGAAAGATGTTTGGGCAAACCCTAGGTTAGTTGGTTAATTTAATGTGTTAGACACAAACCTAGGCCCAAATATTTCATGCACCATTCAATTCAAGCTAATACGAAATGACACTGCCAATATTTAACAAAAAAGATGTAAATTCttttagatttaaatatttaaaacaattCAATGTTTAAAGAGTTGGAGACAAAAAACTCGTAAATGATAAGGGAAAAGTGAGAAATGTTCATTCTTAGACGATAGTAAGATTGTACAATctagagaaggaaacaactagaatcaaaaacccaaaaaaTACAACCTTTTAAGATCAATCAAGGCACCAATATTGGCCCTTAAGACCTCTGTAAGTCACTAGTACATGTAGGGGTACTATGTTGGTCACATACACTTGTATAGGTCAACAACGCTAGCTATGGGAACTCCTATTTGGTCAAAAGAAATCACAAGGGAACTATTATTGGTTACTATTGTAGAAACACTATTGgtcaaaatatataaaaatttaaacaatatttGAATATAAAAAATCGACCACTGACCTCTCTTGTGATGTGgcattgaaacaaaaaaaatggtAGCACTTGGTGATTCATTAATATATTGTAAACACAATCACTTTTTAAACATCTTATGCAATAgtcaacaacaacaatcaacatgTTTTGGGTTTTTTAGAACATTGAAAGCATTTTTTTCTTTAGGATCTTATAGCATGTGTGTACTATATAATATGCATGTGTTATATAATGCATGTGCATTTGGTGTAACACGATTGCCATTatagttaaaaataataatttgaccAAATTTTATCCCTAATTTAGTGCATTCGCCCAATATACTATTAAAGATGCTAAGAATCGATTTGCCAATTATGTTTAAAAAAATATGACCTTTTTTAATGAATTCTTATCAATTTAGAAAATGATTGTATTTCACTCTAGTGTAAATATACATTTTTAAAACTAAACTTTATGTTTATAGAAGTACATTTTCTATGTGAAATGCATCTAGCCTATAGGAATGAAGCAAGAAAAAACTTATAACTGTTGAAGATAAGACTCAACTTGTTGTACCTATGTCTAAAGTAGGGTAGTGAGAAACCATTTGGGAACTTTCTAGATAAGGATTTCTAAGCCTTTAGTCAATCCCTTGGGTGGATCGATTTAATGAAGATAAATAAATATCAAAGACAAGCAATCATACAATATGCCTATTATGATGATACAAGCTATTGATACAGTTACTATGCTCTATGATGTTGCTATGATGATAATACCTTGTCTAGGGTTTTCTTGCATTCATTCCTTCATGATTTTAACTAGTTAAGGAATATACTTATATACAACATTGCACATAAATTCACATGATCATGTTCTAAGTCAAATCACAATGGCTAGTTAAAAAGGGTTAacaatttttaatttgaattttgaattttaaaagtttgaGGTTCAAATTTATACTAATGAAAGTAACCTTAGTCAACTCTACACCTAAAAATCCAAACCAGGGTCTTGAAAGGGACTTCTAGGGATCAAAATTGATTCTTGGGCCATATGAGTGATGACTTGGTTAGGCTAGGCTATGTTCTTTAGCCAATTTCAACACAAGAATATGCCACTTGTAGATTTTTTATTAGAAAAAAGACAATCAAGTCAAGATAGGCCCAAAACATAAGGGGAAAAGAGCACATGTTTTTTTATTTTCACCAATAAATAATGATTATAAGACACCCGCCTTAGAAAAATCTATAATGATTGAGAATGTGATTAGAGAAAAAAAAATCCCCAAGCTTTACTACTTAGAAAATACTTTTACTAAAAATTAGGTAAACTTTTCAACTGCCAATTAGTGTATTGATAAATTTACTTAAGCACGTTGTTCTACTAATAAAATTACTTCATTACAGGGGTGCATTACTTAGAGATGTTGGTCTTCAATGAAATTTCCTAAGGGATATGGGTGCATAGATTTCTATGAGGATATCTAGTTATAATGTCTAAGAAAGAAATTTTATATGGCATAAAAACATTAGTACATGAAATCATAGGTACCAAATACAATATTCAAATAAGAGACGAAAAaggattacaataaaattaatgataaagaaaaaaatgaatggAAATTCAATTTCAAATGAGTGATTATAGATGAATTActgaattaaggtacaacattGTGTAAATGAAATAGATGTATTCAAATGAGTGATTATAGAATAAATTGTAAAATCAAGTTTATATTCCATTATTATCAATCTCAACATTCTCCTTTTGATGTAAATGAAATAATTTTACGTGAAATGTTATAGTGTCATCATTTTAGTAATTAAAATTATGCACCTTTTGTTGTCTTTGGTGACTTACCATTCAAAGACTTTATTGTAACTTTGCTCTTTAGATGCCTAATTTGTATAATCTTATGAATTATTTGTTTCATGTTAATAAGGAATCTGCGTGATAGATGAAGCATATTCAAACCCATATTAACAAGCTAGAAAACACCTAGGAAGGACTTACTAAACCTATTGAAGCCATCACATCAAGCATAAGCCTCATGTTTAGAACATCTCTCTTGAATGAAAAGAAGTTCACCAAAGTAAACTTTCAAGATATCTAAATCCTGCCCAGTGCCAGACTATACTATACAAACATATGATTGTTAAAATGGATGTGAAATATTCCACTCATTCATTAGAGAGTATTTTATACCCGAccttttattgagtgtttttatttCTCTTGCTCCTTATCTCCTTTATAATTAAAACAGTTACTTTTAAATAATCTCAAATTGACCtcattcttcttcatccaaacattcaaTAATTAAAAAGTATATGAATTAAAAAGAAAGCAATTATTTATCACTGTCCCTTAATATCTATAATACAATCCCTGCCAATCTGATACTACATTTTCaagaaaattcttgaaagaatattCATTAGTTTTTCTTTTGGTTTGGGAGCCCACCAGCAACTAATCTACGGTTGGAGTCAATGATGATGACAGATCCTCTCCCTCTTTAAAGCATTCAAAAATAAATCCCTTCAATAAAGAGAGCAACCAGAAATAGTTGTATTTCCACTACCAATGAGCTTCATAAATATTAAAGCTAGCCGTTTTTTGGCAGCAGAAACAATACATTATTTCGTTGTCACAGTGGGTCATAGCCAGCCTGTAGGCAGACTAGTAGCCTGGAAAGGGAATAATACCGTTTCCCATCCTCTCCATTGCGCTGCCCTCTTTAAATACCCTTTCCCATCCTCACCACTGCATTGAAAGGAATTGTTGTTAATTCTGCAATTTGAACCAATTTCTAAAGAGTATTGAGAAGTTTAAATCATTTGAGCTCTCCCTCTGAAATACTCCTTTCTGTCTGTTATTTTGAAGGTTTGTTAAAATGGGTGTGGGTATAGTGAAATCTTTGGCTGGATTTTTGCTGCTGCTGAATTTATGCATGTATGTGACTGTTGCTGCCATTGCTGGCTGGGCACTCAATAAGTCCATCGACCATCATTATGTTACTGGTAACACACACATCTTTCTTAttaatttttggtgattgtttgtaGCAAGTAGCATGTAGTTTGAATTCTGATTGTTTTGGACAGGACCCAAAAGTAGCATACCAGTGGGCTTCTCATTTTCACCAGTGTTTTTCCCCATAGGGAATGAAGCCACTGGTTTTATGGTCATATTTTCCCTGATAGCAGGAGTTGTGGGAGCAGCTTCGTGTGTTTCAGGGCTCCATCATCTTCGAGTGTGGACAGCAGAGAGCTTGGCTTCAACTGCTTCATCCGTCATCACAGCTTGGGCTCTTACTCTTCTTGCCATGGGGTGATTATAGAACATGTTTGATTTAACTAGGGAAGGGGTTATTAACTATTCAAGCTTACAAGTTTTTAAAATTAAGATCAAATTGTTTGAAAAATTTACAAATTTCAAATGGTCTTTACTAAGATCTGTTTCAAAATGATTTGTCCTGGATCCTTTTAAATAGAACTCTCAACAATACTTGTAAGCAAAAGGGTAAAAAAAATAATGCTTTCTACAAACCCTGCAGGTTGGCATGCAAGGAGATCTATTTACATGGCAGAAGCCCACAGCTGGTATGAGATTTTACTTTAGTTAGGATTTTTTTTTATGTCTGTTTCAATAGCTCTCCACAATATTTACTTTGTATACATTGTAAATCTATTTGATTGATAAGCCCTTACCTCTATAACAATTCACAAGCAGAAAATTTCAGGTTTTTTATATATTGTTTGTGCAGATCGCTTTGGAAGCCTTCGTCATTATTCTGTCTGCAACAAAACTGTTTTACATGATGGCCATCTATATTGGCTTTTTTGCTGGTAATTACTTTTTTTGTGGAGAGAAAAATATTGGCACCACTACTGCAGAGCCCCTAAAAGCAAACACACTTCCAGCTTAGAAAATGAAGTTCAATGTGGAACGAATGTTTTCTCTTGCTTGGGCTTTGCTTTAAATGcctttgattgtaatattttgtagaAGGGAGAGGTTGTATACCTTCAACGATTTATAAGGCAGTTCTGATCTGAGATctttttatttatatgaattgaCTACACATTGGATTGACTTCATTTGAGAAAAAGATTTAGATGCTTACAACGTATTATATGTTGATACTAAAAATTCAATATCAATTTTAATAGATAATGACAGTATTAGAGAATAGTTCAtggcaatattatattatattcaaaattatatattttatatttttaaattttataagtTTAGAATTTTAGAATagggtatatacatatatatatatatgtatgtggtaaaaatttattcaaaaaaacgATGAGAATACAAAGCGGAGGGTCACACACCCTCAAACAAGACCAAACATTAATAAAGAAGAAGGCCTCAAAGAACCGACCCAAAAAAAATTACAACATCTGATCATCCTTAATAAACTTATCCCCCCCAGGTTCTTCGTGGCCCTTTTGGCCAAATGATTTCCAACCTTGTTCCACTCTCGAGGAATATGACTAAAAGAGATAAAATCCAAAGAAGAACAAACATTCAAAATCTGCCTCGCCACCATGGCTAGCTGCCAATTAACATCCTCCAAACAATCACAATCTGTGAATCAGATTCATAGGCAATCATTCACCGGCCAAGAGCATAACTTGTTTTAGTTGCATGGAGAATAGTCAGGGCTTCAATAAGGTTATTAATTAGAGTAAAACCCTCTAAACCTAGAGAAGAAAAACACCACCCTTCCAACACTATTCTTGCCAACACCCCTGATTCCAGCCAGACCCGGATTCCCCCTGGAAGAACCATCAATGTTAATTTTCAGCACACCCTTTGGTGGAGGAATCCATCTCCCCACTCTTTGAACTTTTTATTTGAACTTCCTCAATCTCTTGCCAGAGGAGGACTTCAAGCCATAATCAGCTAGATTCGACCTCTTTACTACATCCAAATCTGTTGGGGCCATAGCAATTGAGATATCACACTTAGATGCAATAGTTTCCCTAagcttataaaaaaaaattatgccacAAGAAGACATAATCTAAAGCTACCTCTTGAAAGATTCTTCGATTCCTCTAAAGCCAAAGATTCTAGATAATAAAGGAGGGAGCAATAGCCCATGCTATTTGAAGAAAGGGTGTCTAAGGAGGAGGTCTCCCCAAGCTCTCCCAAAACTCCACCATAGAGGTGGCATGAATACAGGAATGATTCCATAACCCCTACTAGAaatgccaaatctccctagagtATGGACACTAAAAAAACAAATGTGAGGCATTCTCGTCATTGTTTTTACACATGATGCAAATAGAAGGACCATGAAATCCCCATTTATTCAAATTTTTCCGGGTTAAACATTTATTTTGGGCTACCAACTAGAGAAAAATATTGCACTTAGGCCATGAGAATTTGttccaaacctgtttccaccaAACAACTCTTTCTCTTCCATAAAGCTTTCTGTCCAATTCAAGGTACCCTGACGCAACAAAAAACCTGCTTTTTGGGTCTAGACCCCAAGCTAAAGTATCATTCCCCACTAGGGAACTGCAAAGTCTCCCAGCTAGGATTCCTGCAAGCTCATGACATGCATCCTCAAAACCACCCACCGGTCACTCCTAAGGATCCTTCCAACAACAGACCTCTAACCGACCCTACAAATTAACCTTCTTAAAATATTGCACTCTACACCAAACGGCCTCAATAAAAAG contains these protein-coding regions:
- the LOC131073743 gene encoding membrane protein PM19L → MGVGIVKSLAGFLLLLNLCMYVTVAAIAGWALNKSIDHHYVTGPKSSIPVGFSFSPVFFPIGNEATGFMVIFSLIAGVVGAASCVSGLHHLRVWTAESLASTASSVITAWALTLLAMGLACKEIYLHGRSPQLIALEAFVIILSATKLFYMMAIYIGFFAGNYFFCGEKNIGTTTAEPLKANTLPA